From Humisphaera borealis, the proteins below share one genomic window:
- a CDS encoding c-type cytochrome translates to MRSKLAAFALLGSLFAPAAARADVDDLATLPGFKIDLVLKADKEKHGSWISLGKDGKGRLLLGGQRNQPLTRLTLDDTGKVTKEEVLKLPVSEIMGVLWAFDSLYVNGSDGKKFCLFRLKDKEDDGNFESVEMLREWQGGAGEHGAHGIVLGKDDHLYVVAGNFVNVPTDVEPTSPHRNYADDTVLPRSEDGNGFGAGRKPPGGYVVRLDKDGKDAQLYASGQRNCYDIAMSPDGEIFGYDSDMEWDWGTPWYRPTRVFHAVSGADHGFREGTAKWPEYYPDSLPATLNIGIGCPTGVEFGTGAKFPAKYQKALYILDWTYGRVMAVHLTSAGAGYTGSFENFVAPKGLIEKSGKKTPNNVTDIVVGTDGAIYFTTGGRNTQGNLYRVSYTGKEATAAVAADTAGAEARAARKGLEQFHTKAEPKAIDAAWAHLGSADRYLRYAARIAIERQPLGDWKEKALGETNPQASLTALLAVARLGGRGDQPAIFANLAKLSAASLSDAQKLERIRVLQVSVARQGKPAPAVAAPLVAELSASYPAAKWEMNRELSQTLIALEAPDAVAKTIQLLGEAKTQEEQVAYTLALKAANVGWTPALRKQYLSWWTIDRSKLGHPDYVMRWFDEAGRAYGDGSSFARFLGNLHKEVTSALPPEQAKEFAEVIAAYTPPGAKQPKNQPKPRTLVKQYEMKDLESSIASASKGRNFNRGKQAFIDAQCLACHKFGNEGGAAGPDITAVSSRFQRRDILESIVLPSKVISEQYQNMDVRLKDGDVVWGRIVEDTADKLVVVPDPLKPDTKVTVKKSDVKSVGPSKLSPMPEGLINVLTKDEILDMLAYVESGGNKAHPAFSK, encoded by the coding sequence ATGCGCTCAAAACTTGCCGCGTTCGCTCTCCTCGGATCGCTCTTCGCCCCCGCCGCCGCGCGGGCAGACGTGGACGATCTGGCCACCCTCCCCGGCTTCAAGATCGATCTTGTTCTGAAGGCCGACAAAGAAAAGCACGGCTCCTGGATTTCGCTCGGCAAGGACGGCAAAGGCCGTTTGCTGCTCGGCGGCCAGCGGAACCAGCCCCTCACCCGCCTGACGCTGGACGACACGGGCAAGGTCACCAAAGAGGAAGTGCTCAAGCTCCCGGTATCGGAAATCATGGGCGTCCTCTGGGCGTTTGACAGCCTTTACGTCAACGGCTCCGACGGCAAGAAGTTCTGCCTGTTCCGCCTGAAGGACAAGGAAGACGACGGCAACTTCGAATCAGTCGAGATGCTGCGCGAATGGCAAGGCGGCGCCGGCGAACACGGCGCGCACGGCATTGTGCTCGGCAAGGACGACCACCTGTACGTCGTCGCCGGCAACTTCGTCAACGTGCCGACCGATGTCGAACCCACGTCTCCCCATCGCAACTACGCCGACGACACCGTGCTGCCAAGGTCGGAAGACGGCAACGGCTTCGGTGCCGGTCGCAAGCCGCCAGGCGGATATGTCGTCCGATTGGACAAAGACGGGAAGGACGCCCAGCTTTACGCGTCCGGCCAGCGTAACTGCTACGACATCGCAATGAGCCCGGACGGCGAAATCTTCGGCTATGACAGCGACATGGAATGGGACTGGGGTACGCCCTGGTACCGGCCGACGCGCGTATTCCATGCCGTCAGCGGCGCCGACCACGGCTTCCGCGAAGGCACCGCCAAGTGGCCGGAGTACTACCCCGACAGCCTTCCGGCGACCCTGAACATTGGCATCGGCTGCCCCACCGGCGTCGAGTTCGGCACGGGTGCAAAGTTCCCGGCGAAGTATCAGAAAGCGCTGTACATCCTCGACTGGACCTACGGCCGCGTGATGGCCGTCCATCTGACATCTGCCGGCGCGGGCTATACGGGATCGTTCGAAAACTTCGTCGCCCCCAAGGGCCTGATCGAGAAGTCCGGCAAGAAGACGCCGAACAATGTGACCGACATCGTCGTGGGTACCGACGGAGCGATTTACTTCACCACCGGCGGCCGCAACACCCAGGGCAACCTGTACCGCGTCAGCTACACCGGCAAGGAAGCGACGGCCGCCGTCGCGGCCGACACCGCTGGTGCCGAGGCCCGGGCCGCCCGCAAGGGCCTCGAACAGTTCCACACCAAGGCTGAACCCAAGGCGATCGACGCGGCATGGGCCCATCTCGGTTCCGCCGACCGTTACCTGCGCTACGCCGCAAGGATCGCGATTGAACGGCAGCCGCTGGGCGACTGGAAAGAGAAGGCATTGGGTGAAACAAACCCACAGGCTTCGCTAACCGCGCTGCTGGCAGTGGCACGCCTGGGCGGTCGTGGCGACCAGCCGGCGATTTTCGCGAACCTTGCCAAGCTCTCGGCGGCAAGCTTGAGCGACGCTCAGAAGCTTGAACGCATCCGCGTACTGCAGGTGAGTGTTGCCCGACAGGGCAAGCCGGCCCCCGCCGTCGCCGCGCCGCTCGTTGCCGAGCTGTCGGCAAGCTACCCAGCGGCGAAGTGGGAGATGAACCGCGAGCTGTCGCAGACGCTGATCGCACTGGAAGCGCCCGATGCCGTCGCCAAGACCATACAACTGCTGGGCGAGGCCAAGACCCAGGAGGAACAGGTCGCCTACACGCTGGCTTTGAAGGCCGCCAATGTCGGCTGGACGCCGGCCTTGCGGAAACAGTACCTGAGCTGGTGGACGATCGACCGCAGCAAGCTCGGCCATCCCGATTACGTGATGCGCTGGTTCGATGAAGCCGGCCGCGCGTATGGCGACGGTTCCAGCTTCGCACGGTTCCTGGGCAACCTGCACAAGGAAGTGACGTCGGCCCTCCCGCCCGAGCAGGCCAAGGAGTTTGCCGAAGTCATCGCCGCCTACACGCCGCCCGGCGCGAAGCAGCCAAAGAACCAGCCCAAGCCGCGCACGCTGGTGAAGCAGTACGAGATGAAGGACCTGGAGTCGTCGATCGCCAGCGCGAGCAAGGGCCGGAACTTCAATCGTGGCAAGCAGGCGTTTATCGACGCCCAGTGCCTGGCGTGCCACAAGTTTGGCAATGAGGGCGGCGCCGCCGGCCCGGACATCACTGCCGTCAGCAGCCGATTCCAGCGCCGCGACATCCTGGAAAGCATTGTGCTGCCGTCGAAGGTGATCTCCGAGCAGTATCAGAACATGGACGTACGGCTGAAAGACGGCGACGTGGTCTGGGGCCGCATCGTCGAAGACACCGCCGACAAGCTCGTCGTCGTGCCCGATCCGTTGAAGCCCGACACCAAGGTGACGGTGAAGAAATCAGACGTGAAGTCCGTCGGCCCGAGCAAGCTCTCGCCGATGCCCGAAGGACTGATCAATGTCCTCACGAAGGACGAGATTCTCGACATGCTGGCGTACGTCGAGTCCGGCGGGAACAAGGCGCACCCGGCGTTCTCGAAGTAG
- a CDS encoding peroxidase family protein — protein sequence MEKLNPLVRAVRSTSIFETLESRQLMSAAVQSIDGTGNNLANALWGSTGQSLLRLAPSAYADGIATPSGASRPSARAVSNAIAAHGAEEIPSSNHLSAYAYLWGQFIDHDLDLTNSATPSEAFDVAVPTGDTYFDPAGTGNKTIGLTRSKYAAGTGVTSPRQQVNDITAFMDGSMVYGSDAVRAAALRTGTGGLMKTSAGDLLPFNTMGLENATLGGPASASFVAGDVRANENVELTSLQTLWVREHNRIATSIAAKNPSLSDEQIYQKARRTVIAEIQAITYNEYLPALLGKNAIKAYTGYKPKVNPGISNEFSTAAFRLGHSMLPDDVEFLDNNGNEVRDPIALANAFFNPSIVQETGVDPILKYLASSNSEEIDTKVVDGLRNFLFGQPGSGGFDLVSLNIQRGRDHGLSDYNSTRAALGLPKVTSFAQITSDVDVQNALQSLYGSVDSIDLWVGGLAENHVPGSNLGQTFQRILVDQFTRLRDGDRFWYQNVMSRADADKISRTTLADVIRRNSGVQNIQPNVFVFEASISGRVWEDVNADHRPGRGERGVAGREVSLVDADGATVQTVETDASGRYHFGDVALGSYTIQLQNVTGWSYETVAPAPIMVTRGGDIGRVDVAARQAGVTPPVLPPAQVPPPIQIPPPTTVPPTVPQQPPMVPPRLVPAPLQAAEPPTGAVTEIPPAAASNESAPPERESARPPVGPPPMGEATLPPPQGQTPPKEPPAGMPPPPMGDSLPPPMSDALGTDGRSPQRPPRPVR from the coding sequence GTGGAGAAGCTTAACCCGCTCGTTCGTGCCGTTCGTTCGACGTCCATTTTTGAGACGCTCGAGTCCCGCCAGTTGATGTCCGCCGCCGTCCAGTCGATCGACGGCACCGGAAACAACCTGGCCAATGCCTTGTGGGGGAGCACCGGCCAGTCGCTGCTGCGGCTTGCGCCGTCTGCGTACGCGGATGGGATCGCGACGCCGTCGGGCGCATCCCGGCCGTCGGCCCGCGCCGTGAGCAACGCGATCGCCGCTCATGGCGCCGAAGAGATTCCCAGTTCCAATCACCTTTCCGCGTACGCCTATCTCTGGGGACAGTTCATCGATCACGACCTGGACCTGACCAACTCTGCGACGCCGTCGGAGGCGTTCGACGTTGCGGTGCCGACCGGCGACACCTATTTCGATCCGGCCGGTACGGGTAACAAGACCATCGGCCTGACCCGCAGCAAGTACGCCGCCGGCACCGGCGTGACGTCTCCGCGCCAGCAGGTGAACGACATCACCGCGTTCATGGACGGCTCTATGGTCTACGGATCGGACGCCGTCCGCGCTGCCGCGCTGCGGACCGGCACCGGCGGTCTGATGAAGACCAGTGCCGGAGATCTCCTTCCGTTCAACACCATGGGGTTGGAAAACGCCACACTCGGCGGACCGGCGAGTGCATCCTTCGTCGCCGGCGACGTGCGTGCCAACGAAAATGTGGAACTGACGTCGCTACAGACCCTCTGGGTTCGCGAGCACAACCGCATCGCCACATCGATCGCGGCGAAGAACCCTTCGCTGTCGGACGAGCAGATCTACCAGAAGGCCCGGCGAACCGTCATCGCCGAGATTCAGGCCATCACCTACAACGAGTATCTGCCCGCGCTGCTCGGGAAGAACGCGATCAAGGCATACACGGGCTACAAGCCGAAGGTGAATCCCGGCATCAGCAACGAGTTCTCCACCGCCGCGTTCCGGCTCGGCCACAGCATGCTGCCTGACGATGTCGAGTTCCTCGACAACAACGGCAATGAAGTGCGTGACCCGATCGCGTTGGCCAATGCGTTCTTCAACCCGTCTATCGTGCAGGAGACGGGTGTCGATCCGATCCTGAAGTACCTGGCGAGCAGCAATTCGGAAGAGATCGATACCAAGGTTGTCGACGGGCTTCGCAACTTCCTCTTCGGTCAGCCGGGGTCCGGCGGATTTGACCTGGTGTCGCTCAACATTCAGCGCGGCCGGGACCACGGGCTGTCGGACTACAACTCAACCCGTGCCGCACTCGGACTGCCCAAGGTGACGAGCTTTGCCCAGATCACCTCCGACGTGGACGTGCAGAACGCCCTGCAGAGCCTCTACGGATCGGTGGACAGCATCGACCTGTGGGTCGGCGGGCTGGCGGAGAACCATGTGCCGGGCAGCAACCTCGGGCAGACGTTCCAGCGGATCCTGGTAGACCAGTTCACCCGTCTGCGCGATGGCGACCGCTTCTGGTACCAGAACGTGATGAGCCGCGCCGATGCCGACAAGATCAGCCGGACGACGCTCGCGGATGTGATCCGTCGTAACAGCGGCGTGCAGAACATCCAGCCGAACGTATTCGTGTTCGAGGCGTCGATCAGCGGGCGTGTCTGGGAAGACGTCAACGCAGACCACCGGCCCGGTCGCGGCGAGCGAGGCGTCGCCGGTCGAGAAGTCAGCCTTGTCGATGCCGACGGCGCGACGGTGCAAACGGTCGAGACGGATGCCAGCGGGCGCTACCATTTCGGGGATGTCGCACTGGGAAGCTATACCATTCAGCTTCAGAACGTGACCGGCTGGTCGTACGAGACAGTTGCGCCCGCGCCGATCATGGTGACCCGCGGCGGCGATATCGGGCGGGTGGACGTGGCGGCGAGGCAGGCAGGCGTGACGCCTCCCGTGTTGCCGCCGGCACAGGTGCCGCCCCCGATCCAGATTCCACCCCCAACGACGGTTCCACCGACCGTGCCGCAGCAGCCGCCCATGGTTCCGCCCCGTCTGGTACCGGCACCGCTGCAGGCGGCGGAGCCGCCGACTGGCGCTGTGACCGAGATTCCACCGGCTGCGGCATCGAACGAGTCGGCCCCGCCAGAGCGCGAGTCGGCTCGGCCGCCGGTCGGACCGCCGCCGATGGGCGAGGCGACGTTACCGCCTCCACAGGGCCAGACGCCCCCGAAAGAGCCCCCGGCCGGGATGCCGCCGCCTCCAATGGGAGATTCGCTCCCGCCGCCGATGAGCGATGCGCTCGGCACGGATGGAAGAAGTCCGCAGCGTCCGCCGCGACCGGTGCGCTAA
- a CDS encoding sigma-70 family RNA polymerase sigma factor: MSESEAPPKSVPDELLPLLQRLGGGDRSALAGLFSHYQAQLRRMVDLRLDARLTGRVGASDVLQEAYIDALLRFPHFFEKPGMSFYVWLRMVVNQSLVGVHRKHLGAKMRSAGAEVAIDAQPLSGVMPGSLARELVARLDTPSQTLRQAEMVEQVEAAIQSLSPLDREILTLRHFEELDNNQVAELLGLQKAAASNRYVRALERLREALAKLPGFFEA, translated from the coding sequence ATGTCTGAATCCGAAGCACCGCCCAAATCCGTCCCCGACGAACTCCTGCCCCTGCTCCAGCGGCTTGGCGGCGGCGACCGCTCGGCCCTGGCCGGCCTCTTCTCGCACTATCAGGCGCAGCTGCGGCGGATGGTCGATCTGCGGCTCGACGCGAGGCTCACCGGCCGTGTCGGCGCATCGGACGTGCTGCAGGAAGCCTACATCGATGCGCTGCTGCGATTCCCGCACTTCTTCGAGAAGCCGGGGATGTCGTTCTATGTCTGGCTTCGAATGGTCGTTAACCAGAGCCTCGTCGGTGTGCACCGCAAGCATCTGGGGGCGAAGATGCGATCGGCCGGCGCGGAGGTCGCCATCGACGCACAGCCGCTCAGCGGCGTCATGCCCGGCTCGCTGGCGCGCGAACTGGTCGCCCGGCTTGATACGCCCAGCCAGACGTTGCGGCAGGCGGAAATGGTCGAGCAGGTGGAGGCGGCGATTCAATCCCTCTCTCCGCTTGACCGGGAAATCCTCACGCTCCGGCATTTCGAAGAACTCGACAACAATCAGGTCGCCGAACTGCTCGGCCTTCAGAAAGCCGCCGCGAGCAACCGCTACGTGCGTGCATTGGAACGGCTCCGCGAGGCCCTGGCGAAATTGCCGGGGTTCTTTGAGGCTTAG